The following is a genomic window from Bacillota bacterium.
GAAATTTTAAGGGAAAAATTCACTGGCAAAGTGCAGGAAGTAGTGCTCGGCGCAACAAAGGAAGAGGGTGGTACGAGGGCATATACGGTAAAATTGGGTGGAAGCTCAACCCTGCCCTTCCTCCAGTTTGAAGGTGAAGTCCCCAACCGTCCGGCGATTGCGCTCGAGATTTGGGATATTAAGCCCGATTGGCACGAATGCTTCGTTCCCTACTACGGCGATGTCTGGGAAGATCCGGTAGCCTGGGCAAAGAAGGCGGAAGAATACGGGGCCGACATTATTTACCTTCGCCTGAGGGGTGCAGATCCGGAGCTGGAAAATTCCAGAAGTGCAGATGAGTGCGCAAAAATCGTGAAAGCGGTTCTGGAAAACACGGGAGCTCCCCTCATTGTGGAAGGTCCTGGTTTCCCTGACAAGGACAACGAGGTGCTGCAGGCGGTGGGTGAAGCCGCGGCAGGAGAAAACATTGCGCTGGGGGTGGCCGAGAAGGATAATTACCGTTCTATTGCTGCTGCTTGCATGATGAACAAGCACTGCATTATCGCCCGGTCTCCGCTTGACATTAACATCTTGAAGCAGTTGAACTTGATGATTACAGAAATGGGCGTTCCTGTTGAGAAGGTTATCAACGACCCCTTAACGGGAGGCCTCGGGTACGGGATCGAGTATGCTTACTCGATTATGGAGAGGGCGCGCTGGGGCGCACTGATCGGAGATAAAATGATGTCCTTGCCGTTAATCTGCCTGGCCGGTCCTGAAGCATGGCGGGCAAAAGAAGCCAACGCTCCCAATGAAGAGGCCGGCCGCGGGTGGGGCGACCAGAAAGTTCGGGGAATCATGTGGGAGGCCATGACTGCTGCTGCCCTGGTGCAGGCCGGTGGGGACCTGATACTGATGCGGCATCCCGAAGCGGCAAAAATAGTGAAAAAG
Proteins encoded in this region:
- a CDS encoding acetyl-CoA decarbonylase/synthase complex subunit delta; translation: MPVEILREKFTGKVQEVVLGATKEEGGTRAYTVKLGGSSTLPFLQFEGEVPNRPAIALEIWDIKPDWHECFVPYYGDVWEDPVAWAKKAEEYGADIIYLRLRGADPELENSRSADECAKIVKAVLENTGAPLIVEGPGFPDKDNEVLQAVGEAAAGENIALGVAEKDNYRSIAAACMMNKHCIIARSPLDINILKQLNLMITEMGVPVEKVINDPLTGGLGYGIEYAYSIMERARWGALIGDKMMSLPLICLAGPEAWRAKEANAPNEEAGRGWGDQKVRGIMWEAMTAAALVQAGGDLILMRHPEAAKIVKKHIEDLMLPNAY